A region of Fusarium keratoplasticum isolate Fu6.1 chromosome 6, whole genome shotgun sequence DNA encodes the following proteins:
- a CDS encoding GPN-loop GTPase encodes MASSSTADAPAASSPPVAIVCVGMAGSGKTTFMRRINAHLHQKETPPYVINLDPAVLSVPFESNIDIRDSVNYEEVMKQYNLGPNGGILTSLNLFATKVDQIVNLLEKRAQPDPEKPERKPIDRILVDTPGQIEVFVWSASGTILLESLASSFPTVIAYVIDTPRTASTSTFMSNMLYACSILYKTKLPMILVFNKTDVKDAEFAKEWMTDFEAFQEALRRDEESDALGGVEGGGHGGSGYMGSLLNSMSLMLEEFYAHLSVVGVSSRLGTGVDEFFEAVEEKKQEFLRDYLPELERRRAERDEQKKATREKELDKMMQGMTVGGQPAPKKDDDDDVDVPSDDDDTDSDDEAKKQSLQERYQAAMGDNEDSIMADASFAKYLHTQR; translated from the exons atggcttcctcttccacaGCTGACGCTCCCGCGGCGTCTTCGCCGcccgtcgccatcgtctGTGTCGGAATGGCAG GATCTGGAAAGACTACCTTTATGCGCCGCATCAATGCTCACCTCCACCAGAAGGAGACCCCTCCCTAtgtcatcaacctcgacccCGCCGTCCTCTCCGTGCCCTTCGAGTCCAACATCGACATCCGCGACTCGGTCAACTACGAGGAGGTCATGAAGCAGTACAACCTCGGCCCCAACGGCGGAATCCTAACGTCGCTAAACCTCTTTGCCACAAAGGTTGACCAGATTGTCAACCTGCTCGAGAAGCGCGCCCAGCCCGAtcccgagaagcccgagcGCAAGCCCATTGACAGGATTTTGGTTGACACACCCGGCCAGATCGAGGTGTTTGTCTGGTCGGCCTCTGGAACCATTCTTCTCGAGTCTCTTGCGTCGTCTTTCCCTACAGTTATCGCCTACGTTATTGATACCCCGCGAACTGCTTCCACTTCGACATTCATGTCCAACATGCTCTACGCCTGCTCCATTCTCTACAAGACCAAGCTGCCCATGATTCTCGTCTTCAACAAGACCGatgtcaaggatgccgagTTCGCCAAGGAGTGGATGACCGACTTTGAAGCCTTCCAGGAGGCGCTGCGACGAGACGAGGAGTCGGATGCGCTCGGCGGAGTGGAGGGTGGTGGTCACGGAGGAAGCGGATACATGGGCAGCCTGCTCAACTCGATGAGCCTGATGCTGGAGGAGTTTTACGCACACTTGAGTGTGGTTGGAGTGAGTTCGCGACTGGGTACCGGAGTGGACGAGTTCTTCGAGGcggtcgaggagaagaagcaagagttCCTACGTGACTACTTGCCTGAGCTGGAGCGGAGAAGGGCAGAGCGCGACGAGCAAAAGAAGGCAACCCGagagaaggagctggacaagatgaTGCAGGGAATGACGGTTGGCGGACAACCCGCACCCaagaaggacgacgacgacgacgtggaCGTTCCgagcgacgatgatgacacagactcggacgacgaggccaagaagcagagccTCCAGGAGCGATACCAAGCCGCCATGGGAGACAACGAAGACTCTATCATGGCGGACGCGAGTTTCGCAAAGTACCTCCACACACAGAGGTAA
- a CDS encoding HIT domain-containing protein — translation MFDPSTPPTACCPFCTICTIFKPYDPLNPPPQSSPSIDPELVSPASFIVLSTPTLIAFLDILPLSRGHLLLCPRPHRPKLTDVTDSESAELGRYLRVLSKATARATGVEDWNVVQNNGAAAAQVVPHMHFHVIPRPEIRASGRFSESFTMFGRGKREELDDDEAAQLAEELRQSVAAVLKEEEEESRKAKL, via the coding sequence ATGTTCGATCCATCTACTCCTCCAACAGCTTGCTGCCCCTTCTGCACAATCTGCACCATCTTCAAGCCCTATGATCCTCTCAACCCTCCTCCccaatcatcaccatccataGACCCCGAGCTCGTCTCACCTGCATCTTTCATCGTGCTCTCCACCCCGACGCTCATCGCCTTCCTCGACATCCTACCTCTCAGCCGCGgtcacctcctcctctgcccaaGGCCTCATCGCCCCAAGCTCACCGACGTGACCGACTCCGAGTCCGCCGAGCTGGGTCGCTATCTACGCGTCTTATCCAAGGCTACAGCTCGCGCCACAGGTGTCGAGGACTGGAACGTGGTGCAGAACAACGGCGCCGCTGCAGCCCAGGTCGTCCCGCACATGCACTTCCACGTCATCCCCAGACCGGAAATTCGCGCCAGCGGCAGGTTCAGTGAGAGCTTCACCATGTTTGGAAGGGGGAAGcgggaggagctggatgacgatgaggcggCTCAGCTAGCCGAGGAGCTGAGGCAGAGTGTCGCCGCCGTCctgaaggaagaggaggaggagagtcgAAAGGCCAAACTATAG
- a CDS encoding Aldo-ket-red domain-containing protein — MALNMLTHSSRTFTLNTGDEIPAVGLGTWRSNPRQVSAAVETALRAGYRHIDTALAYGNEREVGVGIRASGVPREDIWVTSKLRNNWHKHVREGLETSLNNLGLDYVDLYLIHWPCSRDADDPANLYRDWDFVDTWAEMQKLLDGVKVRNIGVSNFGIRHLEELLNSPSTKVVPAVNQIELHPCNPSPNLVAYNTSKGIHTEGYSCLGSAHLGLSRNKILVDIANAKGKTPQQVLLQWGLQKGWSVVPKSVTSSRIESNLDLDGWELTGEEMDMLDGIETRFKVVGDGFLPRRVFFGDDE, encoded by the exons ATGGCCCTCAACATGCTAACACACTCTAGCCGCACCTTCACCCTCAACACCGGCGACGAGATCCCCGCCGTCGGCCTTGGAACCTGGCGCTCCAACCCCCGGCAAGTCTCAGCCGCCGTCGAGACAGCCCTCCGAGCGGGCTACCGCCACATCGACACGGCCCTCGCCTACGGCAACGAACGAGAAGTCGGCGTCGGGATCCGTGCCTCTGGCGTCCCCCGCGAGGACATCTGGGTGACGTCCAAGCTGCGCAACAACTGGCACAAGCATGTCCGCGAGGGCTTGGAGACGAGTCTGAACAATCTTGGACTTGATTATGTCGACTTGTACTTGATCCACTGGCCTTGCTCGAGAGATGCGGATGATCCGGCTAACTTGTACCGGGATTGGGATTTTGTTGATACTTGGGCTGAGATGCAGAAGTTGTTGGATGGGGTAAAGGTTCGCAACATTGGTGTGTCCAACTTTGGCATTAGACacctcgaggagctgctgaACAGTCCTTCTACCAAG GTCGTTCCCGCTGTCAACCAGATCGAGCTGCATCCGTGCAACCCCTCCCCCAACCTCGTCGCCTACAACACCTCCAAGGGCATCCACACCGAAGGATACTCGTGCCTGGGTTCAGCCCACTTGGGCCTGTCCCGCAACAAGATCCTGGTTGACATCGCCAATGCAAAGGGCAAGACGCCACAGCAGGTGCTGCTGCAGTGGGGTCTGCAGAAGGGCTGGAGCGTCGTCCCCAAGAGCGTCACGTCTTCGCGGATCGAGTCCAACTTAGATCTGGACGGGTGGGAGCTGACGGGCGAAGAGATGGACATGTTGGATGGGATCGAGACCCGGTTCAAGGTTGTCGGGGATGGGTTCTTGCCCAGGAGAGTCTtctttggagatgatgagtaA
- a CDS encoding BHLH domain-containing protein: MMSSTYLDAAEGERGGARFGGGLSDNWMSSMDAAAMPFSGLDASYEASPQTSLQSPETPSLDNTVFPSPMADFAYLDRPFGDFSSSGYAIPPATPGQFPVRASTSLSDGYDLTGGSSVSPSLGTVWPAHVSPAATFLPTPPMADELSAAESGAEDDNPDRDEDEEEEEEEEPAPKKRKRGADKTKGAKRPHTQLRTASRAPKKRGAAATKPRHPSETVEEVKARAAHNQVEQQYRKRLNTHFERLLAVLPPPGREGGVASDRRVSKAEVLDLARERIRALERQTARLERERRELRGRIGGLEGRMGGRCLV; this comes from the exons ATGATGAGCTCGACATATCTCGACGCCGCGGAGGGGGAGCGCGGAGGAGCACGCTTCGGCGGCGGCTTGTCTGACAACTGGATGAGCAGCATGGATGCCGCTGCCATGCCCTTCTCCGGTCTGGATGCTTCATACGAGGCTTCACCT CAGACTTCTCTTCAGTCCCCAGAGACGCCCAGTCTCGACAACACCGtcttcccctcccccatGGCTGACTTTGCCTACCTTGACCGGCCGTTTGGGGACTTTTCCTCGAGCGGCTACGCCATCCCGCCCGCCACCCCGGGCCAGTTCCCCGTCCGTGCCTCTACCTCGCTCTCCGACGGCTACGACCTGACCGGCGGCTCCTCGGTGAGCCCGTCCCTCGGTACCGTCTGGCCTGCCCACGTGTCCCCCGCGGCGACCTTCCTGCCCACCCCGCCTATGGCCGACGAGCTGTCTGCCGCCGAGTCAGGGGCCGAGGACGACAATCCGGACcgcgacgaggacgaggaggaagaggaagaggaggagccgGCGCCCAAGAAGCGTAAGCGAGGCGCCGACAAGACAAAGGGAGCCAAGCGGCCTCACACGCAGCTTCGCACTGCGTCTCGAGCTCCCAAGAAGCGAGGAGCCGCAGCCACCAAGCCGCGGCATCCGTCCGAGACtgttgaagaggtcaaggctcGGGCAGCTCACAACCAAGTAGAGCAGCAGTACCGCAAGCGTCTCAACACGCACTTTGAGCGGCTACTCGCCGTCCTGCCCCCACCCGGCCGCGAAGGCGGCGTTGCGAGCGATCGCAGGGTCAGCAAGGCCGAGGTGCTCGACCTGGCTCGCGAGAGGATCCGCGCGCTGGAGAGGCAGACGGCTAGGCTGGAGAGGGAGCGGAGAGAACTCCGAGGGAGAATTGGTGGTCTGGAGGGGAGGATGGGTGGTAGATGTTTAGTTTAG